The following are encoded in a window of Vespula vulgaris chromosome 8, iyVesVulg1.1, whole genome shotgun sequence genomic DNA:
- the LOC127065919 gene encoding zinc finger protein 706-like, producing the protein MARGQQKIQSQAKAAEKAAKVKKQQGHSANEQKKAAQKALVHVCSVCKAQMPDPKTYKQHFENKHPKNELPDDLKNI; encoded by the exons ATGGCACGTGgacaacaaaaaatacaatccCAAGCAAAAGCAGCAGAAAAAGCTGCTAAAGTAAAGAAACAACAAGGACATAGTGcgaatgaacaaaaaaaggcAGCGCAGAAAGCATTAGTTCATGTATGTTCGGTTTGCAAG gcTCAGATGCCAGATCCAAAGACTTACAAGCAACATTTTGAGAACAAACATCCTAAAAATGAACTACctgatgatttaaaaaatatatga